One window of the Verrucomicrobiota bacterium genome contains the following:
- a CDS encoding DUF6236 family protein → MSRTILYYPNIEVPTSGVWIRKALLYWDHVASIVPGKYMVHEGYKEIFQWKNNDLQYLYDKGIFRVLNPEELAYKKPNAPHQLAAELKQVLPNLTTGTRLRKSCKQSVKQRLTSEIYKQKVNRPTFEYLQQRGLAEERNLTRTDQTCYYFDSEVANIYMALLAKYLASEATDLTVPGTDNMGLIESSYCPIPEAEKSLCVSAHFRDVLPVPTADVTIQKILEFRANYRLELLAFRQQMDQFGKRLTECQNTGEIKVLVEGFKETIERECCILGQALNTSKISTVVGSLQAFFKPSSPTILGAAAVMAGLATSIATLPASLIACGAIAAGAIEVAAYHIRKSEEERAYIEKSPFAYLFLAKNKLV, encoded by the coding sequence ATGAGCCGCACAATACTCTACTATCCAAACATCGAAGTGCCAACCTCCGGAGTATGGATCAGGAAAGCGCTCTTGTACTGGGATCATGTAGCCTCGATTGTGCCAGGTAAATACATGGTGCATGAAGGATACAAGGAAATTTTCCAGTGGAAAAACAATGATCTCCAATACCTTTACGATAAAGGAATCTTCCGGGTACTGAACCCTGAGGAACTCGCATACAAAAAACCAAATGCACCACATCAACTTGCTGCCGAACTCAAGCAAGTTTTACCAAATTTAACAACAGGGACTCGTTTGCGCAAGAGCTGTAAACAAAGTGTCAAACAAAGATTGACGTCAGAGATCTACAAACAGAAAGTAAATCGCCCTACTTTTGAATATCTTCAGCAGCGTGGTCTTGCTGAGGAGCGCAACCTCACTCGCACGGATCAAACATGCTATTATTTTGATTCTGAAGTGGCCAATATCTATATGGCCCTTCTTGCCAAGTATCTTGCGAGCGAGGCCACAGACCTAACCGTTCCAGGAACCGATAATATGGGCCTCATTGAATCAAGCTATTGTCCGATTCCAGAAGCCGAGAAATCCCTGTGTGTTTCAGCGCATTTTAGAGATGTTCTTCCTGTGCCTACAGCCGATGTCACAATTCAGAAAATTCTTGAATTTAGGGCGAATTATCGGTTGGAACTCCTCGCCTTTCGACAACAGATGGATCAATTTGGAAAGCGGTTAACTGAATGTCAGAATACAGGGGAAATCAAGGTGCTGGTTGAGGGTTTTAAAGAGACCATTGAAAGAGAGTGCTGTATCCTAGGCCAGGCACTCAATACATCTAAAATCTCCACAGTGGTTGGATCACTCCAGGCATTTTTCAAGCCGTCTTCACCCACCATTCTAGGGGCAGCCGCTGTGATGGCAGGACTGGCCACATCCATCGCTACATTACCTGCATCCTTGATAGCTTGTGGTGCCATTGCAGCCGGGGCCATAGAAGTCGCCGCCTATCACATTAGGAAATCTGAGGAAGAACGAGCTTATATTGAGAAATCACCGTTCGCTTACCTGTTTCTTGCAAAGAATAAACTGGTTTAA
- a CDS encoding class I SAM-dependent DNA methyltransferase: protein MPPSAITLSQLESHLWEAANILRGPVDAADFKTYVFPLLFFKRISDVHDEEYQSALAEAGGDEEYALFPQNYRFQIPEDCHWRDVREVPSSVGQALQKAMRGIEKANPETLYGIFGDAQWTNKDRLSDALLRDLIEHFSRINLGNQAAQADILGQSYEYLIKKFADATNKKAGEFYTPRSVVRLLVNILDPQEGESIYDPACGTGGMLLEAIHHVKEHHGDDRTLWGKLFAQEKNLTTSAIARMNLFLHGASDFQVVRGDTLRQPAFFSGDNLATFDCVIANPPFSLEKWGEEVWTSDPYGRNFAGMPPGKSGDYAWVQHMIKSMAPKTGRMAVVLPHGALFRMGKEGEIRQKLLGMDLLDAVIGLGPTLFYGTGLAACVLVFRQRKAKDRKNKVLIVDASKEFKTGRAQNELLPEHVERIYGWYRAYKGVAGIARMVALEEIASNDFNLNISRYVEPKNDQEVITVDEAMNQLRASTEAAFETEGKLITILCKEGILQ, encoded by the coding sequence ATGCCGCCCTCAGCCATCACCCTGTCGCAACTTGAATCCCATCTCTGGGAGGCAGCCAATATTTTGCGCGGCCCGGTGGACGCCGCTGATTTCAAGACCTACGTTTTCCCGCTCCTGTTCTTCAAACGCATCTCCGATGTCCACGACGAGGAATACCAATCCGCCCTCGCTGAAGCGGGAGGCGACGAGGAATACGCCTTGTTCCCGCAAAATTACCGCTTCCAAATCCCGGAAGATTGCCATTGGCGGGACGTTCGCGAGGTCCCTTCCAGCGTCGGTCAGGCCCTGCAAAAAGCCATGCGCGGTATCGAGAAAGCCAACCCCGAAACCCTTTACGGCATCTTCGGTGATGCCCAGTGGACCAATAAAGACCGCCTGTCCGATGCCCTGCTGCGGGACCTGATCGAGCATTTTTCCCGCATCAACCTGGGCAACCAGGCAGCCCAGGCAGACATCCTCGGCCAATCTTACGAGTACCTGATCAAAAAGTTCGCCGATGCCACCAATAAAAAGGCCGGGGAATTCTACACCCCGCGCTCGGTCGTGCGGCTCCTGGTGAATATTTTGGATCCCCAGGAAGGCGAATCCATTTATGACCCAGCCTGTGGCACGGGAGGCATGCTGCTGGAAGCCATCCACCATGTAAAAGAACACCACGGCGATGACCGCACCCTCTGGGGCAAACTCTTTGCGCAGGAGAAAAACCTCACCACCTCCGCCATTGCCCGCATGAACCTGTTTTTGCATGGCGCTTCAGATTTCCAAGTGGTACGCGGCGATACCCTTCGCCAACCGGCTTTCTTCTCCGGCGACAACCTGGCTACCTTTGACTGCGTCATCGCCAATCCACCTTTCTCGCTGGAGAAATGGGGTGAAGAGGTTTGGACCAGCGACCCGTACGGCCGCAACTTCGCCGGCATGCCGCCGGGCAAGAGTGGCGACTACGCTTGGGTGCAGCACATGATCAAGAGCATGGCACCAAAGACCGGGCGCATGGCCGTGGTCCTGCCCCATGGCGCCCTGTTCCGCATGGGCAAGGAGGGGGAGATTCGCCAGAAACTGCTTGGCATGGACCTATTGGATGCTGTGATCGGGCTTGGGCCAACCTTGTTTTATGGCACTGGGCTGGCGGCCTGTGTCTTGGTTTTCCGCCAGCGCAAGGCAAAGGACCGAAAGAACAAGGTCCTGATCGTGGACGCCTCAAAAGAGTTCAAGACGGGCCGAGCACAAAATGAACTCCTGCCCGAACACGTCGAGCGCATCTACGGTTGGTACCGCGCCTATAAAGGCGTTGCCGGTATCGCGCGAATGGTCGCCCTGGAAGAAATCGCCTCCAACGATTTCAATCTCAATATCTCGCGCTACGTCGAGCCGAAGAACGATCAGGAAGTCATCACGGTTGATGAGGCCATGAACCAGCTGCGTGCGAGCACTGAGGCGGCCTTTGAGACCGAGGGTAAGTTGATAACAATTCTATGCAAGGAAGGAATTCTCCAATGA
- a CDS encoding tyrosine-type recombinase/integrase, which translates to MRKSEKTVSKLSSAYWAEKVFRIKDSPGFYAQIQHAGERRKIPLVTGDRKAAGAKAATFYSNVLSKGWDAALMELDPERAKERCAATVGDVTGAIKAAGLRPATASSYDRSLRWWAARALDMKARKKDYGPTGSRAYRAKAEALPLDDIRPEFVRGIIARRLSETAGDVMADRAARTTLATYLRCAKAAIQTAENAGVKIPSPKPFDGVETPKGAKAPGYRSTFSATTILRKAKKELGGDDPDAYASICLAIGAGLRRGEILNLKWQHVDAKKRQIDVSAGGSWTPKTTESEASVYVAAGLIAELEPLRTGPDTAVTSPNGVDRAVAWLRSKGIDNNNPLHTLRKEFGSIIAQQSDLFTASKQLRHSSLQVTASYYVENRKKIAPDIGKMLALTPKGKK; encoded by the coding sequence GTGAGAAAGTCAGAAAAGACGGTCTCAAAGCTTTCCAGCGCATACTGGGCAGAAAAGGTTTTCCGCATCAAGGACAGCCCCGGCTTTTACGCACAGATACAGCACGCCGGAGAGCGCCGCAAAATCCCCCTGGTGACTGGTGACCGCAAGGCGGCCGGGGCCAAGGCGGCCACCTTCTACAGCAATGTGCTATCCAAGGGCTGGGATGCTGCCCTGATGGAATTGGATCCAGAGCGGGCAAAGGAACGTTGCGCGGCCACTGTGGGCGATGTTACGGGAGCCATCAAGGCCGCTGGCCTACGCCCGGCCACTGCCAGCAGTTATGACCGCTCCTTGCGCTGGTGGGCTGCCCGTGCTTTGGACATGAAAGCGCGAAAGAAGGATTACGGCCCAACCGGCAGCCGGGCATATCGCGCCAAGGCGGAGGCGCTACCGTTGGATGACATACGCCCGGAATTTGTGCGCGGAATCATTGCCCGCCGCCTGAGTGAGACCGCCGGGGATGTTATGGCAGATCGCGCCGCACGCACCACGCTGGCCACCTATCTGCGCTGCGCCAAAGCTGCCATCCAGACCGCCGAGAATGCAGGCGTGAAGATCCCTAGCCCGAAACCATTCGATGGCGTAGAGACGCCAAAGGGTGCCAAAGCGCCCGGTTATCGGTCAACGTTTTCGGCGACCACGATATTGCGGAAGGCTAAGAAGGAATTGGGCGGCGATGATCCAGACGCATACGCCTCCATTTGTTTGGCAATAGGTGCCGGGCTCAGGCGAGGTGAAATCCTTAATTTGAAGTGGCAACACGTTGACGCCAAGAAAAGGCAAATTGACGTAAGCGCCGGGGGAAGTTGGACACCCAAAACCACCGAAAGTGAGGCGAGCGTGTATGTTGCCGCCGGGCTGATTGCAGAACTTGAACCGCTACGCACCGGACCCGATACCGCCGTCACGTCTCCCAATGGCGTTGACCGCGCCGTAGCCTGGCTGCGCTCCAAGGGCATTGATAACAACAACCCGCTTCACACGCTCCGCAAAGAGTTTGGCAGCATCATTGCCCAGCAAAGCGACCTTTTCACAGCCAGCAAACAGCTACGCCATTCAAGCCTTCAGGTTACGGCATCTTATTACGTGGAAAACCGCAAAAAGATTGCGCCAGACATTGGCAAAATGCTGGCCCTCACTCCCAAGGGCAAAAAGTAA